TTACACTTATAGTTACATATCCATTTCTTCCTAAGGTCTTGATAATTCTATTAAGTGGAGACTTTTCACTATAATTATAATCTCTATATCCATACTTATCTGTATCCTTTAAATCGATAAATCCAAATTCAAAATAAGGATGAAGAAAGAAACTATTCAATCTAAAGTCCCATTGCTTTTCTATTTTTTTAATTATATCTTCTCCATCTTTATCATGTATATATCCTAAAGGAGTAGGTACATATAGCCTGCTTTTATCCTTAAAGCTATATAGTGGATTGAAGTTATAGTAACCCTTATAAGGCTCATAAATAACATTAAAATAATCCTCAATTATTCTTTGCTGGGATCTTGTTGCCCCGTAATGTGGACTTTCAAAGAAACTTATAGGGATATTAAGAGTCTTAGCTGTAGTAATTCCACTTTCTATAACCCTTCTCGTTTCAGATTCACTTGAATTAAGTTTACGAGTTAATTCAAATCCCTTAAGACTAATATCTCCATTTGCTTGATGAGTATACCCATGAAGTCCTATAGCTCCACCTTTTTGTATTAAATGGTCCATCATATTTATAAATTGTACATTACTCATTGTTTTATTAGTTAATAAATCATTATCTATTCCTTTTTGAGGATTCTTGAATCTTGGAACCCAAGCCACATTAAATTTGATTCCATTTATATAAAGGTTATCTGCAAGTATCTTCATCTTTTCCTTTGCTGTACTACTTTTAAGTGTGGAACCTGTTGATACGTCCTCAAGTCTTATAAGTGCAGCTTTGCCTGACTTACAAACTGGAGATATATTAACTTTTTTCTTGTCATCAAATACATTAATAATGCCCTTTTCTATATTCCAAGTATCTCTAAAATCAAGCATACCCTCTATATCATTTAAGGATATGTACTTTTTATTATTTATATTTAGAACTTCCCCTCTAAATTCTATAGAGTCGCTTTTCTTAGAGTAAGTTTTTAATTCCTTATTTATAGTTATCTTTTTATTTTTGTAGTTTAATATTACCTTATCGCCATCAGGAATTATATCTCCTTGAACCTCTCTTACAAAGCTTCTAAAGTCTACATAGTATCTTAAGTCCTTTTCATATATGTCTGTATATAACTTATCCCCTTTAAAGTAAATTGATATGTTATTTACCTTTGAAGCCTTGGTATCAATTCTTTTTATATTATTAAACCTTGTAGGTTCAGCTTTATTTACTTTTTTAGGTCCCTCATAAACTAGGTTTTTACCCTCTACAAGTATATTTTTAATTTCATATATTCTAAATCTAGCTATCCTAAGTGTTCCGTATGTTGCTATAAGTAATACAATTAATATAAATACCGATAATATTTTCTTTATTCTAAGCTTTACCACTCTACCTCCCCCTTTGTTATTTTCTCCCATAGACATATTAGTTTGCATTATATATAAAGGAATTAAATATGTCAATTTTTTCAAGTAGCTATATAAAATTAGCCACTTTCCTTATATCGTGTCGGAAAGTGGCTAATTTACTATTTTAACTTATTAACTACAATAATTACTTTGAACCCTCTTCTAATTTAATCCTAAATAAACTAAGACTACTATTCCTAAGAAACATATAAAACTTAAAGCTTTATAAAGGGTCACTAAAATCTCTCCTCTAACTTCTTATTTATTTTACTTGCTATAAATATCCATAGTGGTGTAAGTATAACAGTGACTACAAAGTGTGCCCTATACACAAAAAGACTTGTTGCCTGTTTTATTTCTACTTGACTTCTATATCTTGGTTGGAAGTATAATATGTCAATTATAACTCCACTTATTAAATTAAATATAGCTGCTGCTGCTAAAGCAAGTGCTATATATGAAAGAATTTTACTTATTTTAAATGAAAATAAGTTATCATATACATCATTACTAAATTTCCCTGCTACAAAGTCTATTAAAGTGAATAATAAAACTACAATACCTATAAGTACAATTATTCTTCCTATGGTACTTGGGTAAAAAGATGCAGTTACACTACCTGGTGTATCTATAATATCAGCTATATAATTAAAAAAGTCCTCAATACTTCTTCTTATTTTACTATTATAATGAAAACAGTTTGTTACAGAAGCAAGTAGATACCCAGAGGATATAACTCCTATAATTACTAAAACAACTGGAACCTTTATATTGTTGTATATAAGACTAAGAATATATACTCCACCGATTACAGTAAGCGAAACAATAGCTAAAGAAAAATACTTAATAAATACATCTAAATATGGATAACCCTCAGCTACTAGATAAGTTCTATTAACTACATACACTCCAGATTCTATTAAAAACCCTATAAATATAGGAACAATAACTGCTATAACTGCACATGCTAGCTTGGTTAATATTATATTATGCCTTTTTATAGGCATTGACACCATATAACTTCTCTCACTTTTATCTCTAATCCCTACTGAAACCAAAGCAATTATTCCAACTAAGCACAATATGAAAAAATATGAGGTAGCACCTATAGTTAAACTTAAATCCTCTTGGTATACATTTGGATTTGCAATTCTACTTGCTATATTCATAATGTTATATACAATTATTAAAAGCATTAGTATTGGTAGTATTAATAACTTTCTTTTTTGGTCATATACAATAGATTTTTTAAACCAGTTCACTATATTCACCTCCAACTGTATATATAAACATGTCCTCAAGACACATATCAACTTCCTCTACAAACTCTGCACCTAGTGAATTTATATAGTGAAGTATGCTTGAATCATAGTTATTAGTAACTAGATAATGAACTCTGCCTAATTTCTCAACACTTACTATAGATGGATGATTAATTTCTACCTCTCCTTTGAACATAACTTGAATCTTACGTACCTTTTCCTTTAAATCATCAAGTGTTAAGGAGTACTTAACCTCCCCTGAATCAAGAAGAGTTATACTATCACACATTCTTTCAAGCTCAGTAAGGTTATGAGAAGCTATAACCGCTGTTGCCTTATTATTATATACATAGTCAACTAATATCTTTAGAAATTCCTTTCTAATTATAGGATCAAGACCATTTGTAGGCTCATCAAGTATAAGAACCTTTGGCTGAATCGAGAATCCAAGCATTATAGAAAGCCTCATTTTCTGCCCCTTAGAAAGTGATCTTACCCTAGACTTTTTAGATATATTAAATATCTCATTTAGCTTATTAAACATCTCTATAGAAAACTTGTCATAGGTCATTGTATAAAATTTAATAACCTCATTTACCCTATATGATGAGAAAAAATCATTTTCATCCTCTATATAGGCTATAGTTTCCTTAATAGAGTTATTTTCATATACAGGTTGTCCACTAATTAAGACCTCTCCACTATCTCCCCTATATACTCCTGTAATACACTTTAGAAGGGTGGATTTCCCTGATCCATTAACCCCTACAAGCCCATGTAATGACCCTTCCTTAAAGCTTATATTTATATCATTTAGAGCTGTTTTATCTTGAAAGTTCTTCGAAAGTCTTTTAGTTCTTATCACTTTTCTCACCTCCCTCAAGATTTCCGTACATACCCTTAATAATATTGCATAGTTTTTCATCTGTAAGGTTTAGGTACCTTGCCTCAAGTACAACTTGCTTCAAGGTATTAATTAAAGTTTCCATTCTTTCCTCCTCAAGCTTTGGTCTAAAATTTTCACATACAAATGTTCCTCTTCCCCTTAGTGTTTCTATAACTCCTTGTCTTTCAAGTTCGCTATATGCCTTTGAAACTGTGTTAGGGTTTGTAACTAGCATACTTGCCATTTCTCTTATTGAAGGTAGCTTATCTGTAGGTGATATTATACCCTTTAATATTGCTTCTTTTATATTTGCTACGATTTGCTCATATATCGGCATTGAGCTTCTTGGATCGATTTTTATCACTCTCTACACCTCCTATTTATAAACGGCTTCAAATTCTAGCTCTAGTGTCCCACTCCCTCTTACTCCATAAATAAATAATTCCTCATTGAACCCTTGTTTTCTATTCATAACTATACTTCCTGAAAGGGACACCCTATCACTATCTAGTATGGGCTTAATTAGATTACTGTAGCCATCTCCTCCATCTCTATATTTAATCTTCTTACCTTCGTCTTTTGCTAGAGTAATATTTACTGGATTAGTCCATTTGTACTTAATAATTTCCTTTAGCAATATTTTAGGTTCTTTCTTTTCGTCTGCTCCCTGAGACATATATTTATCAAACATTTTTTGCTCTTGTTTAGTAAACTTATATTCTCTATCCTTTAATTTATAAATTAGATTTCTAACCTCTTCTCCTCCGGAGAAATCATCGAGTTTTATCTTTAGTTTTAGCTTATCTTGGTCGCCATAAATAACATTTGCCTTACCTTCTAAGTCGTTTCTAAAATCTCTTTTCTGATAGTAATACTTACCCATAGTTGCCATGTTTACAGTAGGCCTTGCATATGCTGAATAAGCTATTCCCCCTACTATTAAAGCAGCAGAAATACCAAGACCTATATATAGTTTCTTCATTTATTTCCCTCCTTTTATGCTAAAAACAATTATATTTTCATTAATTCTTTTTATATGTGTATGATGTGTACCACACCAACTAGTACACTTAAAACATACCACTATTTCCAAATAATTTCAATAGATTTTAAATATTCAGTCTATAGATATTTTCTATAGACTGAACTGGTAATATTTGTATGCA
This genomic interval from Clostridium cylindrosporum DSM 605 contains the following:
- a CDS encoding DUF2334 domain-containing protein, producing the protein MVKLRIKKILSVFILIVLLIATYGTLRIARFRIYEIKNILVEGKNLVYEGPKKVNKAEPTRFNNIKRIDTKASKVNNISIYFKGDKLYTDIYEKDLRYYVDFRSFVREVQGDIIPDGDKVILNYKNKKITINKELKTYSKKSDSIEFRGEVLNINNKKYISLNDIEGMLDFRDTWNIEKGIINVFDDKKKVNISPVCKSGKAALIRLEDVSTGSTLKSSTAKEKMKILADNLYINGIKFNVAWVPRFKNPQKGIDNDLLTNKTMSNVQFINMMDHLIQKGGAIGLHGYTHQANGDISLKGFELTRKLNSSESETRRVIESGITTAKTLNIPISFFESPHYGATRSQQRIIEDYFNVIYEPYKGYYNFNPLYSFKDKSRLYVPTPLGYIHDKDGEDIIKKIEKQWDFRLNSFFLHPYFEFGFIDLKDTDKYGYRDYNYSEKSPLNRIIKTLGRNGYVTISVKDL
- a CDS encoding GntR family transcriptional regulator; this translates as MIKIDPRSSMPIYEQIVANIKEAILKGIISPTDKLPSIREMASMLVTNPNTVSKAYSELERQGVIETLRGRGTFVCENFRPKLEEERMETLINTLKQVVLEARYLNLTDEKLCNIIKGMYGNLEGGEKSDKN
- a CDS encoding ABC transporter ATP-binding protein, with the protein product MIRTKRLSKNFQDKTALNDINISFKEGSLHGLVGVNGSGKSTLLKCITGVYRGDSGEVLISGQPVYENNSIKETIAYIEDENDFFSSYRVNEVIKFYTMTYDKFSIEMFNKLNEIFNISKKSRVRSLSKGQKMRLSIMLGFSIQPKVLILDEPTNGLDPIIRKEFLKILVDYVYNNKATAVIASHNLTELERMCDSITLLDSGEVKYSLTLDDLKEKVRKIQVMFKGEVEINHPSIVSVEKLGRVHYLVTNNYDSSILHYINSLGAEFVEEVDMCLEDMFIYTVGGEYSELV